The DNA sequence ACTAATCCATCTCCGGTAATATAAATCATGTCAAGAATTATGTAGATCACCAAGTAGCATCGACGCAGGCGATGTTGGAGCACCCGGCGAGTTTTGCAATGCTGGCTATGGAGCCTAAGAAGAAGCAAGAGATCATCGACGACCTGGAGACCTTCAGCAAGAGCCAAGACTACTATGCCAAGATCGGCAAGGCATGGAAGCGCGGCTACCTTCTCTATGGTCCACCGGGCACCGGCAAGTCCACCATGATCGGATGCATGGCCAACTTCCTCAACTACGATGTCTACGACATCGACCTCACCGCCGTCAAGGACAACACTGAGCTCCGCCACCTCATCGTGAACACTGGCAGCAAGTCCATCATCGTGATCGAGGACATCGACTGTTCCCTCCATCTCTCTGGCTCCCGAGAAGCAAAAAAGAGCAACCAGGGAAACAAAGAGAGCGTCGACGAGGAGAAGGGTGATGAGGGGAAGAGCAAAGCGACGTTGTCGGGGCCGTTGAATTTTATCGACGGTCAAAAGAAGGTTGAGGGGACGAGCAAAGTGACGCTCTCGGGGCTGTTGAATTCCATCGACGGTCTGTGGTCTGCATGCGGAGGCGAGCGTCTTATCGTGTTCACGACGAACCACGTGGAGGAACTCGACCCAGCTTTGATAAGAAGGGGGAGGATGGACGTACACATCGAACTTGGCTACTGCGGTTTCGAGGCGTTCAAGGTTCTTGCTAAGAATTACTTGGAAGTGGAGGAGCACCCGTTGTTCGAGAAGGTGAAGGACCTGCTGGAGAAGGTGAACATCTCACCGGCGGAGGTTGCGGAGTCGCTGATGCCCAAGAATCTACGCGACGAGGACAAGGCAAGCCAGTGTCTGAGGGATTTGGTTCGAACACTGGACCAAAAAATACAGGAAGAGGACGGAGGAAAGGGGAAGAAGGAGACGCAAGTGAAGCAGTAGGATCCAACGAGGAAAAGAATAACATTTTGTTGAGATGACTAAACCGACCCACATGGGCAAAGGACCAATAGCAACAACGACAGCAGAAATGCCGAAAACATGAAGATTACGTATATCACCTAAACATGTTTGAGAGTGCAATCAGGTACTATAAGCAACATATGCAAagcaaaaaaaaatgtcaactGCTTATTCATACCCAGCAGTATATGACTAGCTTATAAATTGTGCAGGCAACAAGCAGAAACATGGTCTCACATACCCTCCTGGGCCACAGTTGTCTGAAGTGGCAAAGAACTTTCGACTTCTTTAGTTTCCGAAGCCCTCTGCGCAACCACCTTAGACATTCCAAACATCTGAAGATGCAAGTAAAGAGGTTATGGACAAATTCATATTCCAATAGGTGGACGTGAAGCATGTGTGCGTGGTCTTTCTGCTGACCTTTTGAATAGTCTTCTTGAAGCAACTCTTATGCTCATCCATCGAAGCATGAATGAATTCATCAATGTGGTCTCTCAGATCCTCCATGAAACTGGCATCATCTGATTTCTTCTTTCGACATGAGGCCATGGCTGGATCAACTGATGGTGACTCTTTGGATTTAGTTTTTTGTGCTTCCATCTTGAGATTAAGGATCTAGTGAAAAATTCCTCTGCACAGTAGATGGGTTACTATAATATACATATTATACAAGATAAAGCAGAAAATACAAAATGTAATATCTCTTAATATTCATGCAGAATTATCATTCGTCATTTCTAATGTAGAACGTATCATAAGGCTAAACAACAAAATATGCAAGAG is a window from the Musa acuminata AAA Group cultivar baxijiao chromosome BXJ2-1, Cavendish_Baxijiao_AAA, whole genome shotgun sequence genome containing:
- the LOC103999641 gene encoding AAA-ATPase At3g28510-like, which encodes MLEHPASFAMLAMEPKKKQEIIDDLETFSKSQDYYAKIGKAWKRGYLLYGPPGTGKSTMIGCMANFLNYDVYDIDLTAVKDNTELRHLIVNTGSKSIIVIEDIDCSLHLSGSREAKKSNQGNKESVDEEKGDEGKSKATLSGPLNFIDGQKKVEGTSKVTLSGLLNSIDGLWSACGGERLIVFTTNHVEELDPALIRRGRMDVHIELGYCGFEAFKVLAKNYLEVEEHPLFEKVKDLLEKVNISPAEVAESLMPKNLRDEDKASQCLRDLVRTLDQKIQEEDGGKGKKETQVKQ
- the LOC135580975 gene encoding uncharacterized protein LOC135580975, coding for MEAQKTKSKESPSVDPAMASCRKKKSDDASFMEDLRDHIDEFIHASMDEHKSCFKKTIQKMFGMSKVVAQRASETKEVESSLPLQTTVAQEGM